The following is a genomic window from Actinomadura sp. WMMB 499.
AACAGCAGCGCCACGCGTTCGGCGGGCACGGGGGCGGCACGGTCGTAGAGCTGGGTGAGCGTCCCGGCCGCGGCGGTCTCGCCGAGCAGGATCGCGCCGATCAGCCGGCCGTCCCGGATGATCGCCTTCTTGTAGGTGCCGCGGGAGACGTCGGTGAAGCGGACGACCTCGACGTCGTCGTCCTCGTCGCCGAAGTGGGTCTCCCCCATCGACGCCAGCTCGATCCCGGCGGCCTTCAGCCGGGTGATCTGCCGGGCGCCGGTGAAGCGGGCGCCGGGGTCGGTGCCCGCGAGCAGCCCGGCGAGGATCCCCGCCTGCTCCCAGGCGGGCGCGACCAGCCCGTACACCTCGTCGCGGTGCTCGGAGCACTCGCCGATGGCGCGGACGGACGGGTCGGCGACCGAGCGCAGCTCGTCGTCGACGATCACGCCGCGGCCGACGGCGAGGCCGGCGTCGCGGGCGAGCGCGGTCTCGGGCCGGACGCCGCACGCGACGACGACCAGGTCGGCGTCGATCGTCTCGCTCTCCCCGCCGACGTCCAGCGCCACGCCGGTGACCCTGCGGTCGTCGCCGGTCCCGGAGGTGCGGACGCCGGTGACGCCGACGCCGACGCGCGAGCCGACGCCCAGCCCGGCGAGCGTCCTGGCCAGGACGCGGCCCGCGGCCGGGTCGAGCTGGCGTTCCATCAGGTGCCCGGCCAGGTGCAGGACGGTGACGTCCAGCCCGCGGCCCGCGAGGCCGCGGGCGGCCTCGATGCCGAGCAGCCCGCCGCCGATGACCACGGCGCGCCGCGCCGAGTCGGCGAGCTCGCTGATGCGGCGGCAGTCGTCCAGGGTGCGGAACGCCAGCGCGCCGCGCGGCATCCCCTCGGCGAGGCCGGGCATCGGCGGGACGAACGCGGTGCTGCCGGTCGCCAGGACGAGCGTGCCGTACGGGGTGACGGACCCGTCGGACGCGTGCACGGTGCGGGCCTCGCGGTCGATGCGGGTCACCTCGACGCCGGGGCGGGCGTCGACGCCGTGCGCGGCGTACCAGGCGGCGTCGACGAGCGCGATGTGCTCGGGGTCGGTGGCGCCGGCGAGGACGTTCGACAGCAGGACCCGGTTGTAGGGGCGCTGCGGCTCCGCGCCGAACACGGTGATCGGGACGGAGGGGTCCCGGTCGCGCAGCTCGCCGACGAACCGGGATCCGGCCATCCCGTTGCCGACGACGACGACGTTCCGCGTCTCCTCGTGCGGCGTCGTTTCGGGCAGGGCGGCGCTCATCGTCCCACCGCCTCCGGGGTGCGCGTGCCGATCTGCAGCAGCGGTTTGATCTGCTCGCGCTCGACCTCGAACTCGATGCTGGGATCGGGTGTCTCCGGCGCGTTGACGAACGAGACGAACCGGCGGAGCCGCTCGGGGTCGTCCAGCACGTCGCTCCACTCGTCGGAGTAGGCGGCGACGTGCCGTTCCATGGCGGCGTCGAGTTCGGTGCAGATGCCGAGGCGGTCCTCCATGACGACCTCCCGCAGGTAGTCCAGGCCGCCGTCCAGGTCCTCCAGCCAGCTCGCGGTGCGCTGCAGCCGGTCGGCGGTGCGGATGTAGAACATCAGGAACCGGTCGATCGCGGTGATCAGCTCGTCGTCGGACAGGTCGCTCGCCAGCAGGTCGGCGTGCCGGGGCCGCATGCCGCCGTTCCCGGCGACGTAGAGGTTCCAGCCGTTCTCGGTGGCGATGATCCCGAAGTCCTTGCTCTGCGCCTCGGCGCATTCGCGGGCGCAACCGGACACGGCGGACTTGAGCTTGTGCGGGGCGCGCAGCCCCCGGTACCGCAGCTCCAGTTTGATGGCCATGCCGACCGAGTCCTGGACGCCGTAGCGGCACCAGGTCGAGCCGACGCACGACTTCACCGTCCGCAGCGACTTGCCGTAGGCGTGCCCGGACTCGAACCCGGCGTCGACCAGCCGCCGCCAGATCTGCGGGAGCTGCTCGACGCGGGCGCCGAACAGGTCGATCCGCTGCCCGCCGGTGATCTTGGTGTAGAGGCCGAAGTCGCGGGCGACCTCCCCGATCACGATCAGCTTCTCGGGGGTGATCTCCCCGCCGGGGACGCGCGGGACGACCGAGTAGGTCCCGTTCTTCTGCAGGTTGGCGAGGAAGTGGTCGTTGGTGTCCTGCAGGGCCGCCTGCTCGCCCTCGAGGATGTGGCCGTTGCCGAGGCTGGCGAGGATGGACGCGACGGTCGGCTTGCAGATGTCGCAGCCGCGGCCCCGTCCGTGCTCCTCCACCAGCCGGGTGAAGCTGGTGATGCCGCTCGCGCGGATGATGTCGAACAGCTCGGCGCGGCTGTGGTCGAAGTGCTCGCAGATCGCCTTGCTGACCTCGACGCCGGCCGCGGTCAGCTCGGCGTCCAGGAGCTTCTTGACCAGCGGGACGCAGCTGCCGCAGCTCGTCCCGGCGCGCGTGCAGGACTTCACCTCGCCGAGGTCGGTCAGCGACTGCTCGGAGACCGCGCAGCGGATCGTCTCGGCGGAGACGTTGTTGCAGGAGCACACGACGGTGGCGCCGGGCAGGTCGCCGCCCGCGGCCTCGGTGCCGCCGAACAGGACCTGGTCGGGGGTGCCGGGCAGGGCGCCGCCGACCTGGGCGCGCAGGGAGGCGTAGGACTCGGCGTCGCCGACCAGGACGCCGCCGAGCAGCGTGCGGGCGTCGTCGCTGACGATGATCTTCTTGTACACCTTCGCGACCGGGTCGGTGTAGGTCACGCCGAGCGCGCCGCCGTCCCGGTCGGCGAACGGGTCGCCGAAGCTGGCGACGTCCACGCCCATCAGCTTGAGCTTGGTGGAGGAGTCGGCGCCCTCGAACAGGGCCTCCGCGTCCTCGGCGAGCCGCGCCGCGACGATCTCGGCCATGGAGAAGCAGGGCGCGACCAGCCCGTACACCGCGCCGCCGACGGCGGCGCACTCGCCGATCGCGAAGATCGCGGGGTCCTCGGTGCGGCAGCCGGAGTCCACGATGATCCCGCCGCGCTCCCCCACCGGCAGGCCGCAGCCGC
Proteins encoded in this region:
- a CDS encoding FAD-dependent oxidoreductase → MSAALPETTPHEETRNVVVVGNGMAGSRFVGELRDRDPSVPITVFGAEPQRPYNRVLLSNVLAGATDPEHIALVDAAWYAAHGVDARPGVEVTRIDREARTVHASDGSVTPYGTLVLATGSTAFVPPMPGLAEGMPRGALAFRTLDDCRRISELADSARRAVVIGGGLLGIEAARGLAGRGLDVTVLHLAGHLMERQLDPAAGRVLARTLAGLGVGSRVGVGVTGVRTSGTGDDRRVTGVALDVGGESETIDADLVVVACGVRPETALARDAGLAVGRGVIVDDELRSVADPSVRAIGECSEHRDEVYGLVAPAWEQAGILAGLLAGTDPGARFTGARQITRLKAAGIELASMGETHFGDEDDDVEVVRFTDVSRGTYKKAIIRDGRLIGAILLGETAAAGTLTQLYDRAAPVPAERVALLFPGAGGADGGERRAASPLRMPDAATVCQCNGVTKRRIREAWEDGARTAGDVAGETRAGTGCGGCRDAVEGILGWLSDQETPGAETPAARAPGRRERAVAAAPS
- the nirB gene encoding nitrite reductase large subunit NirB, with protein sequence MGADNENVRRLVVVGHGPAAHRLVEVLRERDTAGAWHVTVIGEETRTAYDRVALTTYLEGADLAYPRHGDEVAVRSGERVTGIDRAARTVATDAGHEVPYDALVLATGSAPFVPPVPGADLPGVFVYRTIDDLDAIREYAAGRATGAVVGGGLLGLEAARAVQGLGLRSAVVEVAPWLMPRQLDEGGGAMLRRHIEALGMAVRAGTPMNALEAGPDGSVRCVRMADDTVLDAELVVFSAGIRPRDELARGCGLPVGERGGIIVDSGCRTEDPAIFAIGECAAVGGAVYGLVAPCFSMAEIVAARLAEDAEALFEGADSSTKLKLMGVDVASFGDPFADRDGGALGVTYTDPVAKVYKKIIVSDDARTLLGGVLVGDAESYASLRAQVGGALPGTPDQVLFGGTEAAGGDLPGATVVCSCNNVSAETIRCAVSEQSLTDLGEVKSCTRAGTSCGSCVPLVKKLLDAELTAAGVEVSKAICEHFDHSRAELFDIIRASGITSFTRLVEEHGRGRGCDICKPTVASILASLGNGHILEGEQAALQDTNDHFLANLQKNGTYSVVPRVPGGEITPEKLIVIGEVARDFGLYTKITGGQRIDLFGARVEQLPQIWRRLVDAGFESGHAYGKSLRTVKSCVGSTWCRYGVQDSVGMAIKLELRYRGLRAPHKLKSAVSGCARECAEAQSKDFGIIATENGWNLYVAGNGGMRPRHADLLASDLSDDELITAIDRFLMFYIRTADRLQRTASWLEDLDGGLDYLREVVMEDRLGICTELDAAMERHVAAYSDEWSDVLDDPERLRRFVSFVNAPETPDPSIEFEVEREQIKPLLQIGTRTPEAVGR